Genomic segment of Sarcophilus harrisii chromosome 4, mSarHar1.11, whole genome shotgun sequence:
TCCAAAAGGCAGCTATGATTTGGGACTGGAGGTCAAGAAAGAGCTTAGGGCTGGACAGACAGATCTGAGCATCCTCTGCTTGGAGCTGACAGTTACACCCGCAGGGGCAGGGGCTGGGGAGGTCGCCGAGTGAGTGTCGAGGCGGCGGAGGGGAGGGGCCCAGCTCACCACTCTGACACCCAGGGAGCCTTCAGTCCCTCCTCCCAAAGTCCCAACACTGGGGCCCCTTCTGCCTCTCTTCCCTCGGGTCCTCCTGAGCAGGGCAATCCCTGCCCTGCGGCCACAGGCCCCGGCTACCTCTTGTGTCCCTGCTCAGGGGCTTCACCGCTCATGTCCCTGACTCTTCCTGGACCATGGGCCCCCTGCCCAGGCCACCCCACGGTCCTCGGCTTCCCCTGGGCCCTCCCCCCGTGACCTCTTCAAGCAGCAGCTGGATGGGGCCTGAATTCCTGCTCACTAAGGCCCAGCTGGGACATTGCACCCTCCGGCAGCAGCGCCTGCTGCCCAGGCCTGCTGCCCACCCCATTCACATGCGCTCCCCCACTCATTCCTTTATCCAAGGTGGACGCTTCATTTCTGATATCGGGGTGGCAGGACAAGGCTGGCAGAGCCCCCAGTACGAGCCCGGAGCAGCGAGGGCAAGGCAAGGCTGCCCAGCAGCGGGCAAAAGGAGAGGCAGAAGCAGGCGCTCCCTGACTTCTCCACCAGCTGGGGCTTCCTCTGAGAGCCTAGTCAAAGCCCATTCGTTCCCCATATGCCCCCAGAGAGGCAGAATCCATCTCCCTGGGCGGGACCCCGAGAATTCAAGCTTGCTCTCTGGGCCCCCAAAAACGGGCTAACGGGGTACGTGCCTGCGGAGCTCTGAGAGCCCGGGCCAATGGGGGCAAAAGATGACCTGAATCCGAAAATCATTGGGCAGCGTTCTGAGCTCTGACCACAAAGGGATGGCCAACGGCGGTGATCAAGGGCAACCGTGCCGGAGCCCCATCTCCTTTTAAGACTGAGGGTCCCTGAGTCAGGAGGGGAGGAAGGCTTGGTAAGACCCCTACAATTCCAGGAACGACATGGAGACGTGCAGGCGGCCCTGGGCCATCATTCTAAAGAGTGATGCCAGTCTGGGGAGAGCCCCGCAGCAGGGGACCCCGAGGACCCGGGCTGGCCAGAACTGGTCCCCATTTTTCTCAGCGACTTGGCGCCCCTGCGGGCAGGTGGGAGAAAGCTGGGGAGCGCGTACGCTGCGAGGCCGAGTGCTGCCCGGGCCCCAGGAGGCCAGATGTAAAGCCTGAGCTCCAGGCCAAGGAACCACTGTCCCAAGCCCCGGGAGGGCGGGGGGCCCGGCCAGGGAGAGACTCCCCGTGTGTATCCCAGGAAGGAGCAGGGAGGGCTCAGCCTCCGAGCAAATGAGGGGCTGTCGGGGGGAGGGAGCGGCTGTTCCCCGGCCCCTCCCggggcagaaccaggagcaatgggGGGCAGTCTCAGCTGCCAGCCAGGCCCCTTCAGACTGGGGCCACAGAGCGGGGCTTGGGCCGCCCTGGGAGGTGACGAGCTCCCGGCCTGGAGGCCGCCGAGCAGAAGAGGCTGGAAAGGGGCTTCCTGTGGAGCCTGGGACCTGCCAAAGGGCCTGGTGACCGCAAGGTCCGGGCTCCGAGGCCCTGGGGAGGGGGGAACCCAGGAGAGCAAGGAAAGGGGGGGCGGGGAGGCGCAGACGCTGTCAGGTGGAGCAGAGGGCCCCACTTGAGAGATGCTGGGGAGGGCAATTAGAAGGCACCCGCTCCTCACACAGGGCCTGGGCAGCCCGGGGCTGGGTTGGGGGGCAGAGGAAGGGGCCCCGGCCCGGCTGCCCTGAGCCAGGAAGGCCCATTTCAGAGCCAGCCTCAAACACCTACTCCTTGTGAGCAGTGGAGCcgacagcctcagtttcctcaactgaacaAGGGAAGCGGTGACAGCCCCGCCCCCGATGGCTGTGAGGCCCTAAGCCCCGTGAAGGGCCCGGCGCCCCAGGTGGGCTCGTCCTCTCCCCGTCGGGGAGCTGTTCCCCCCCGGGGGCTGGGCCGGATGGCTctgagcccccccccccattacgGGACGCCCTCTCCTGCTTTCTGTGTTAGAACGGAAGCGCTTTGAGAGAAGGCGTCTTTCTGCTCGCTTGTTTCCCTAGCTCAGCACAAAAGCCCGCACACAGCAAGCGCTTCACAAACGCGCTGCCTGACAGCAAGCTCTCTCTGCGCTCGCCCGCCGCCCGGACGCAGGCCCCCTCCCCCGGGCCGAGGCCCGGAGCCCGGCCGGCCGCACTCACCCGAGTCCCGAATCCGGCGCCTCTACTGCACCGATGCCTGAGGGGCCTGGGCTGGAGCCGGGGCTCCCTGGTTCATTCCTGCAGAGAGGAAAAGGCAGGGGAATTAGGCGAGGAAGGCGGGGGCCCCGTCCCGGGGGAGGAGCCGGGGGGCTCGGGGTCCCTGCGGCCCGTCCTCCGGCCATCCCAGGGCCGGCAGTGGGCACTTccgctctccccccccccccccccccccccccccccccccccgggcacCAGGAGGGATCGGAGCAAGGGGTCCGAGCTCGCGGCCACCAGGGGCGTGGCTGCTGACCCCAGGCCCGCCCTCGGGATGGCCGGAGGCAGACCGGACAAACCGACCGCCCGGGGTCTCGGCGGCTCTCCCACTAGCACCAAACGCCCGCCACCGCCGTGCCCGCTCCAAGCGGGCACCTGCCTTCCCCTGCCGGCCGTCAGCACCCGAGCGCCCCCCAGACGCTCCATCACCATGGGTGCTCCATCTCAGCCCGGGCCGCGGCCTGCCATCTACCAACAAGACCTTGGGGGCGcgctgtcccccccccccccccccccccccccctgagCGGGGACAGAGCTTTCCGCAGACAAGGACCCCCCTGCCCTCAGAAAGCCCAATTACTCTTCCCTGAGGGTCACTGCCCACACCCCAGCTGCCCCCTGTTGCTGACCCGGGGCCACCCGCCCACCTCTGGCACACCGAGGGCGCCCTCCTGCCTCGATTTCCCCCACAGTCCCCCCCAAGCCCCCAGGCCGCGCACCGGAAGGGCCTCGCTGGCGGGCAGCGGTCCCCTCGGGCAGCACGTgggcccctcccccctccctgctCCACAAAACAAGCCCCTAACCCCGCCCCGAGGAAGGGTCCGGCGGCCCGAGGAGGCTGGCGCGGAGGCCCAGTCCCAGGAGGCTGAGGGGGCCCCGAGGAGGCTGGCGCGGAGGCCCAGTCCCAGGAGGCTGAGGGGGCCCTGAGGGGGCCCAAAGGCTCCCCCGGAGGTGAGGAGAGCCTCGGGTGGGGGTGGGGCCTCCCGACAGCTGGGAGAGGTCGGGGGTCAAGGCCAGTGCAGCCTCCTCCTGTCTCCcacagaggagggggaggagggaggggggagcaCTCAGCCGGAGGGTGGCTCGGGAGGCTGGGCCGGAGGCTGCGCCCGCGGGACGTCCTGGGCCGGGGGACAGGTCGGGTCCGAGGCGCTGGCCAGGGGAAGGGCCCGGCAGTGCTGCTGCTCTGTAACTCGCAGCGTGGAGCGAGAGCCGCTGACGGGAGAGAGGCCCGGGCCGGCGGGTCCCCAGCAGCTTCTGCCGCTGCCCAGAGGGCCCGGGTCCGGGAGGAGGGCCCGGGTCCGGGAGGAGGGCCCGGGTCCGGGAGGAGGGCCCGGGTCCGGGAGGAGGGCCCGGGTCCGGGAGGAGGGCCCGGGTCCGGGAGGAGGGCCCGGCCAGGCTCGGAAGCGGGGAGGGGGGGGACAAGGCGCAAGGGCCCCCAGGCGGAAGAAGCCGGCGCGGGCAGAGGCCGTGACCCGCTCCCCCAGGGAAGCCCCCGCCCGGCCCCGGACTCCGCGCAGAGGCTGGAGGCCCGGGAGGCAGGAGGCCGGGAGCCCGGGGGAGCAGAGAGCGGGTTCCCAGAGGGAGCGGCCGACGGGCCCGAGGCAGGAGCAGCCCCGCGGCCGGAGAGGGCGTGAAAGGGGCGCCAGCGGCTTGGGCGGCCCCGGGGCTGGGGCTCCTCCTAACCCTGCCCTCGGGCTGGAAAAGGGCCCCGAAAAGTgcgggcggggggaggggggcacgGCCGGCGGCTCATCTGAAGCAGAGCGGGGGGTCTCAGTGGGCACTGCGAGCCCCCTTCCCTCGCACGGGGGCGGCCGCCGAGACCCCCCCAGGGCAGCTCCGAGCCTGGAGCCGGCGCTGCCGGGCGGGGGAGGCCCGGATCCGGGACGTGTGAGCGAGGCTCTGGGTGGGGGACGGCGGGGCGCCTTCCCGCCGGTCCCGGGGAGCAGACCGGGGAGCCCCGGCGGGGGCCCGGGAGTGGGGGCTGCCCGGCGGCGCGCAGCCTGGCCCCCGCATCCCGGGCCCCCGGGGAGGCGCCCGCCCCCTCCGCAGGTGCCGAGCCCGGCCCTGCCCTCCCCGAGGGTCCCCGGCGCCCCCCGACGCCCcgaggggggagggggcggggagcaGGGGCCCTCCCCCCCAGGTAGCCCGGGCCggcgggcggggggggggcggggccggCCGGGCTGGAAAAGCCGGAGGGGCGGCATTCCTGCGCGGGCGCGGGGGAGGGGGAGCGGGCACGGACTCGGAGAgacgcccccccccccgcccccccgggAGCGGGCGCCCCTGCCCCCACCCGCACGTGCCCCGGCCGGGAGGAAGGCCTCGGGGACTTTGCCTCCCGCGGGCCCCGCCCGGCCACGGCCACGGCCACAGGGCCGGCGCGGAcacgcggggggggggggccggagCCCGGGGCGAGCCCGCGAGGCGGGCGCGCAGGGGAGCGGGGGCGGGTGACCGGCGCGGACCCCCCTCCCCGCCGCGGCCCCCACGGGGACACGGACGCGGGAGCCACCACCCGCGGCGCCCCTGCCGCGAGCCCCCGCGCCCCCGCTCCGCATGGCCGCCCTGCCCGGGCTCCTCGCGCCCCGGGCCCCGCGCCCGTCCTCCCGCCGGTCCGGCCTCCGGAGCGCCAGCCCTGCCCAGCCCGCGAGCCgagctgccgccgccgccgccgccctccTCCTCGCCCGCGGCCCGGCGGCCGGCGCGCCCCCGAGGGGCGCCCGCCGCGCGCGCGCCCCTCGCCGGCGGAGGCCCGGGGAGCGGGGTCGGTACCCCCGCATGTGCGCGCTGGGCGCGGGCAGGAGGCTCCCGGCCTGCCGAGCCGGGCCCGGCCCGcggggggagggggccggggTCGCCGCGGGAGCGAAGGGAGGGGTCGGGCcgggagcccccccccccccggcgcGGAGCCGGACTGTCCGAGCGCCCCCCGGCGCGGAGCCCCCGGCCCCGAGGGGCGCTTTCCCGCGGGCCCTTCCTCCTCCGACCCGCCCCGCCCCGAAACCCCACCTGCAGACGCCGGGCCCGCGCTCCCGCGCCTGGAGGGGGCGGGGCCGCTCACCTGGGCCAGGTGTCCGCCCTCCCCCGCCGCGCCTCCGCGCCTCCTCTCCCCCGCGGTCCCGGCCCCCAGACAAAGAGAGCGGCGGCCGGGAGGGACGGAGGCGCGGCGGGGCCCGGAGAGCTCCCGAAAGAAGCCAACTCCCGCCCTTTGTCCCCCGGACTTCGGCCCCCCCCCGGCTGTTCGGGGAGCCCCCCGCGTGCCCGCGCGCACCTCGGGCAAATCCCTTGTTCCTCCCCTTTGCGCCTCAGACTGGGGCCCCCGGCCCCTCTTCGGGGCGCAGCGCGGGGACCCGTCCCCCGGTACCCCCGCAGAGGGGCGGGGCTTCCCCGGGTGATTCCTCCGGCTTTCCGAGGATCACAGATGCTTACCGGATTATTAAGGCCCCTGTGCCGGCGCGGGAGCCCTCCCCCCCCGGGCCGTGCCCTCCCAGAGGCAGAACTGCCTGGCCTGCAAAGGGCGGAAAGAACAGCCCCTCCCTGGGGGCTTCCTGGGGGGGAACAGGAGGCTGAGGAGAGGGGCGCGCGGGGGGCCCGGGGAGGGGAGTGGCCCGGGGCGGGGGCGGAGGCTGAGGAGAGGGGGCGGGGgcccggggaggggaggggccccgggggggggagGCCCGGGGGGGGAGGCTGAGGGGAGGGGAGATGAGAGGGGGGGAGGCAGCCCGTCGTGGAGCCGCGCCCTCCCCGGGGCCGGGATGGAGGCCGGGATGTCCCGGGAGACTCCCAGGAGAGCAGGCTCCTTCTCCAGTTCGGGCAGCACCTTCTCTGCCCTTCAGGGGCCTTAGCGACGCTTGGGGCACCCAAGGGTGCAGGGAGACAGGGGGCcccgccccggccccgcccccggccccgccccggCCCCCCGCCAGGCTCCTTGGTCCCTGCCCCCACGGGGCGGGCTGCCTTCAGGCGAGCCCTGGAGGACCAGGGGGCCGCCCTCACACCCCcagcgggggagggggggacagATTTTTGCCCCTCCCCCCGGCCCTCCCCTGTCCCGCCCCCGGCCCCCGCCAGGCTCCTTGGTCCCCTCGCCCTCACGGGCGGCCGCTGCCTTCAGGCGAGCTCCCGGAGGACCAGGGGGGCCGCCCTCACACTCCCAGCGGGGGGAGGGGGCACAGCAGACTTCCCCGCTCCCGGGCCTGCTGCTCCCCCGTGGGCGGAGCGCGCCTCCTTGTCCCCTTCGCCTCCCGGCCCACAAGGGGGCCCGGGTCTGGGCCCGGCTGTTCCAGCCTTGCCTTCCTCAGCGGGCCGGGAGCTgctggcacacagcaggcgcctaataaatgtttgtggccgCCGGCTCCCGCCTAAGGCCAGGAACAGTTTCCTGGGGGGGAGAGGCGGGGCCGGGGGCGGGCCGAGCCCCCCGCCCTGGGGGTCTCTCCGCAGGGGGAGCGGGACTGGGGGCGGGGGCTCTGGCTGGCAGTCTGCGCTTTCTTCCGGACAAGGAGCCCCCGAGGGTTCAGGGACCGGGATGGGCCAGAACTGGGGCCAGGTGGGGGGCCGCCGGGAAAGGGGCGAGCCCGGAGGGGCGAGGGGGGCGGGATCCCCGTGGGGCTTATTTCCGGTCAGGCTGAATCCCAGATTCACAGGTGGAGCGTGGGCGCCCTCTCGTGTCCGGGAGCAGGGACTGGAGCCGGAGGAAGCCCCTCGGAGGCGCCGGCGGCCTGGCCCCTGGGGCAGGGGGGTCGGGGAGGCGGGG
This window contains:
- the LOC116423573 gene encoding basic proline-rich protein-like; protein product: MRSGGAGARGRGAAGGGSRVRVPVGAAAGRGVRAGHPPPLPCAPASRARPGLRPPPPACPRRPCGRGRGRAGPAGGKVPEAFLPAGARAGGGRGARSRGGGGGGVSPSPCPLPLPRARAGMPPLRLFQPGRPRPPPARRPGLPGGEGPCSPPPPPSGRRGAPGTLGEGRAGLGTCGGGGRLPGGPGCGGQAARRRAAPTPGPPPGLPGLLPGTGGKAPRRPPPRASLTRPGSGPPPPGSAGSRLGAALGGSRRPPPCEGRGLAVPTETPRSASDEPPAVPPSPRPHFSGPFSSPRAGLGGAPAPGPPKPLAPLSRPLRPRGCSCLGPVGRSLWEPALCSPGLPASCLPGLQPLRGVRGRAGASLGERVTASARAGFFRLGALAPCPPPPRFRAWPGPPPGPGPSSRTRALLPDPGPPPGPGPSSRTRALLPDPGPLGSGRSCWGPAGPGLSPVSGSRSTLRVTEQQHCRALPLASASDPTCPPAQDVPRAQPPAQPPEPPSG
- the LOC116423574 gene encoding basic proline-rich protein-like — translated: MAALPGLLAPRAPRPSSRRSGLRSASPAQPASRAAAAAAALLLARGPAAGAPPRGARRARAPRRRRPGERGRYPRMCALGAGRRLPACRAGPGPRGEGAGVAAGAKGGVGPGAPPPPARSRTVRAPPGAEPPAPRGAFPRALPPPTRPAPKPHLQTPGPRSRAWRGRGRSPGPGVRPPPPRLRASSPPRSRPPDKESGGREGRRRGGARRAPERSQLPPFVPRTSAPPRLFGEPPACPRAPRANPLFLPFAPQTGAPGPSSGRSAGTRPPVPPQRGGASPGDSSGFPRITDAYRIIKAPVPAREPSPPGPCPPRGRTAWPAKGGKNSPSLGASWGGTGG